Below is a window of Triticum urartu cultivar G1812 unplaced genomic scaffold, Tu2.1 TuUngrouped_contig_4693, whole genome shotgun sequence DNA.
ATTAGATGTCCATTTCACCTGCAGAGCATATGTGTTTTAAGCAATTGCTCATATGAAGATCATGACAGCATTGACATGTTCACATCAATTTTAAAATTGGAGACACTCCTCACATTGTGGATGTCATAGAAAAACTGCTTTTGTTGTTAAAAGGCGGAGTTTGACAGTTTGTGTTCCTTTCCATTCTCTAGTGACTAATATTAAACAAAGCTGCTGTAAAGAATATTCTGTTATGTTGTTTTACTGGTGTTACTTTGGAGTTGCCCAAACAGTATCACAGGATTGCTTCTACAGTTCCTACTTGGTGCTAAATCATTTTGTATGCTGACTGCAGGCAATTAGACTCGCAGAGATGGACACTACTGCTGGCTAATAGTAAAACGATTATATGGCCAAAGGTATATATATATCTTACGCCTGTTTGTTCCTAGCAACTTTGACTGTAAATTTAGCTGATATTTTAATATTTATGTTCTGTGGATATAGATATTAAGGCAATGCGCAAGGGAGGAAACGGTTTCTACTTTATCAATAAGGAGACAAGTGCTGATTCAATCAGGGAAAACAATTCCAAAAATTCTCATCGGATGGCTGATACAGCAAGAATAACTAAAACAGAGACATCAAAGTTGAAGAACATCATTTCAGCATCATTCAAACCCTTGTCTCTTACCATTCCCATAGGAGACGGATTCCATGAATCGTTCCATTCGAGCCATTGCTATTTATAGTATCTACTAAGGTTCATAAATAAGCCAAAGGTTTTCAGTACTATTGGCTAAGAAGGGGAGGCAAACATTGAGCTGCTTGCTGCCACATTTTGCAATGGTTACAATCGTTGGTACACGGGAACAGTTTGTTCAACCACAGACATTCCTGCGTGCTACAATGCAGCTCAAGTCCCCAACAAGGCCAAAACTTTCCTTCTGCTTTACGCCACAAGGGGATTGTGATCAATACTGTGCTTTAATCCCTGGCTTGCCAGAAGACCTGGCAAAGATATGTCTTGCCCTTGTTCCTCGAACTCATTTCCCTGTCATGGGTGGAGTTTCCAAGAGGTGGATGTCATTCCTAGAGAGCAAAGAATTAATTGCTGTAAGGAAAGAGGTTCAGAAGCTTGACGAGTGTGTGTATGTCTTGACCGCTGATGCTCAAGCAAAGGGTTCTCATTGGGAGGTTTTGGGATGTCAGGGGCAAAAGAACACCCCTCTACCGCTTATGCCTGGACCAACCAAAGCTGGGTTTGGTGTGGTTGTCCTTGACGGGAAGCTCATCGTCATTGCTGGCTATGCTGCTGACCATGGCAAGGAATGTGTTTCTGATGAGGTTTACCAGTATGATTGTTTCCTCAACAGGTATGTTTCTTGTGGATTCTCATGCATCAGAAAAATAAAGTACATCTTATTAGTCTGACAAACTTTAAAGCTTGACCTTGTGTTTTCAAATAATGTGAATGAATTAACAATAGTAACTTGGTGATATGTACAGTGTTCAAATGCAGAACAATACTCAAGTCCTCAACATTTTATCGAATGTTGGACCAACTCATTTATCCTCTGATTCCGCAGGTGGACCGCCCTTTCTAAGATGAATGTCGCTCGTTGCGACTTCGCGTGTGCAGAGGTCAACGGTGTGATATATGTTGCTGGTGGATTTGGTCCCAGTGGTGATAGTTTATCAAGTGTCGAAGTTTATGACCCAGAACAAAATAAATGGACGTTGATCGGGGGCCTTCGCAGGCCGAGATGGGGTTGCTTTGGGTGTAGCTTTGAAGGCAAGATGTACGTCATGGGTGGCCGTTCGAGCTTCACAATTGGTAACTCCCGTTACATTGACGTGTATGATACAAATAGCCATGCCTGGGGTGAGTTTAGGAATGGCTGTGTAATGGTCACGGCTCATGCTGTTCTTGGTGAGAAGCTCTTCTGCATCGAGTGGAAGAACCAGAGGTCTCTGGCGATTTTCGACCCAGCAGACAATTCCTGGAAGAAGGTTCCAGTGCCGCTTACTGGTAGTTCCAGCACGCGGTTCTCTCTCGGGACACATGATGGGAAGCTGCTGCTCCTCTCACTGGAGGAAGAACCTGGGTATCAGACGCTGATGTATGATCCTGCCGCGCCAACAGGCTCTGAATGGTGCACGTCAAAGCTCAGGCCGTCGGGACGATGCTTATGCAGCGTGACCATCAAAGCCTGATGCTCTAGCTCGGGGGTTGCTGAAGGATGATACCTAAGTTTATTCCTGCCTCATCTTCCACATTTAAGACCAGGCTTTGTTTGGTTTATCGTTTGCTCCTACTTGCTGGGGTTTATATCCGCTTGTTGCTCCACCCAATAATAGAATGTTCATGCTTCAGTTCATTCGGTTGCTTGCTGACAGCGGGCCTTGCCATAATGTACTCTGTTCTCAGTTGTATTGAAATACTATCTGATTATAATTTTTTAGACTTTGAAATAGGAGGGGCTCCTACTATGCTATATTAAATTTTAATAGAATGAGTGTGGGATATGTATCCTCACATTGGTTCAGAGATTTGCCAACAAAGCAGGAACTAGAGGTAGTTGAGAAAAGAAGTGATGAAATCACTGAGATCAGAGGATACTCTATATTTTAGCAAGTGAGATCAGCCTTTGTTATTTCTAACCATGCTCTACTGGAAGGATTTATGTGGTTGAAAATGTAATTGATTTTCCCCTCTCCTTCCAAATGTTCCAAGCAGTAACAGTGAAGATCTCAAAAAACTGTTTTCCAGAATGGTTTTGTTTAGCCCTTTACACTGCCTCATTCCTGGAGCATCAAGAGGTATCACTGGATTCCCATTCTGGCCCAACAGTTTTTACTGAAAGTGCAGTTGAATATCAAATGCTCAAAAAGTAGAGCATGGCTATTGCCAATCTGATAGGACATATCTGAACTCACTACTCATTGCCAATCTGATAGTGTCTTCTTTTGAGCATATTCCCAGTGTTCAGCCTGTCAAAAAGTAATAGACCTTGAGCTTCATTTGTAACTTGGATTTCCAAATCCATTTGAACGGCTCCTGGCAAGTGATTTCTCTGTGACAGTACATATagattttttttatattttttgcCGAATAGCCCGATCCCCATGGAAATGACCAAGGTGTCCAAATCACTTAACTCCATGCTGGAAGGTTTGCTAATCATGAGGCTTACATATTCAGCGTGAGCTTGAGGAGATGGTGGCAAATTGAAGAGAAGGCTTGGGTCATCTAAGGAATAAAAGCTCTGGACCCAAATATCTTCAGATTTGGTGTAGGAGTATAGGCATGCGTACTGTTCAGAAATTCAGAACGAACCACAAGGTTTTTCAGCATGTGGTATGAGCCCAACGTGTATGATTCCCAAAGCAAGTTAACCCACTGAATGTTTGCATGGTTGAAAAATTTATCAAGGAATTTTAGAACCAATGCTTGATTATGTACCATGATGTTGATTACCACAAGGCCTCCATTCCCTTAGGACAGCAAACTCTCTTCTGGGCAACAAGCAGTTGACAAGGAGTATTTTTTAGTAATGCAATTCACTTTTTTTTGTACACTGGTCTTGGTCTATTTTGGAGATTTGAAGTTGACGGTTATAAAAGAAAAGGGCTTGGATTTTTGGAGTTTTGTTGTATACATTTTTCTTGTTTGGAGTTTTGTTGTAGATCGTGCCAACACTTCTTTCTTCATTGTCATCAATATGACAGAAACAACACTTCTAAAAAGAAAAGCTATTTAATTGTCTCATCAATGACAGAAACAACACTTCTTGCTTCCTTGTCAACTTCATCGAGTAAGGTTGTCTTTTGCCAGGACCACACATCGGCAAAGATACCACATGAAATTTTAACTTAGTTGCATCGTCTACTTCAATTTTTGTTGTTATATCCACTGAAATCATAGAGCGTGAGCACTCAATGCCTGTAGTCTACATAAAAAACCCACTCAGCCACTCTATATTAGATTCCAGTGGTATTCATCTTGTCTTGCATCCGGT
It encodes the following:
- the LOC125528186 gene encoding F-box/kelch-repeat protein At1g67480-like, with the translated sequence MVTIVGTREQFVQPQTFLRATMQLKSPTRPKLSFCFTPQGDCDQYCALIPGLPEDLAKICLALVPRTHFPVMGGVSKRWMSFLESKELIAVRKEVQKLDECVYVLTADAQAKGSHWEVLGCQGQKNTPLPLMPGPTKAGFGVVVLDGKLIVIAGYAADHGKECVSDEVYQYDCFLNRWTALSKMNVARCDFACAEVNGVIYVAGGFGPSGDSLSSVEVYDPEQNKWTLIGGLRRPRWGCFGCSFEGKMYVMGGRSSFTIGNSRYIDVYDTNSHAWGEFRNGCVMVTAHAVLGEKLFCIEWKNQRSLAIFDPADNSWKKVPVPLTGSSSTRFSLGTHDGKLLLLSLEEEPGYQTLMYDPAAPTGSEWCTSKLRPSGRCLCSVTIKA